In Crinalium epipsammum PCC 9333, the following are encoded in one genomic region:
- a CDS encoding ABC transporter substrate-binding protein → MMAIISKTWRRWLAFLLCAICAIALNGCNQLELKTDAAQVSQIVVSVLSDPKTFNYPLNQESPSIFGLTYEGLITENGFGEIEPALAESWEIAEDKQRIVFNLRPGLKWSDGAPLTADDVIFTYNDIYLNEAIPTDARDVLRIGESRALPTVRKLDERRIEFTTPEPFAPFLRTIGLPILPAHALQKSVKTKDQNGKPKFLTTWGINTPPNQIITNGPYKLENYATNQRVIFRRNPYYWRKDAQGNSQPYIERVIWQIVESTDTSLLQFRSGGLDSIGVQPDYFSLLKHEEKRGKFTIYNGGAAAGTNFISFNLNQGSRNGKPLVDPIKSRWFNQVEFRQAVAYAIDRQRMINNTFRGLGTLQNSPISVQSPYYLSPEEGLKVYDYNLEKARKLLVDAGFKYNSSNELLDADGNRVRFTLITNAGNKIREALGSQVKQDLSKIGIQVDFNPIAFGVLVDKLSNTLEWESYLLGLTGGVEPNDGANVWSPEGGLHSFNQKPEQGQPQIEGRKVYPWEEEIGNLYIQGARELDEAKRKEIYAKTQQITQDNLPVIYLINSLATSAVRDRIQGVKYTALGGALWNIHELKLTEE, encoded by the coding sequence ATGATGGCTATCATTTCTAAAACTTGGCGGCGTTGGTTAGCTTTCTTGCTATGTGCGATCTGTGCGATCGCACTCAATGGCTGTAACCAGCTTGAATTAAAAACAGATGCAGCACAAGTATCTCAAATTGTTGTCAGCGTCCTCAGTGACCCCAAAACCTTTAATTATCCCCTCAATCAAGAATCACCAAGTATTTTCGGTCTTACTTATGAAGGGTTAATTACTGAAAATGGATTTGGAGAAATCGAACCTGCTTTAGCTGAATCTTGGGAAATCGCTGAAGATAAGCAGCGAATTGTTTTTAACCTACGCCCAGGTTTGAAGTGGTCAGATGGCGCACCATTAACCGCAGATGATGTCATTTTTACCTACAATGACATCTACTTAAATGAAGCAATTCCTACTGATGCTAGAGACGTTCTTCGGATCGGGGAAAGTAGAGCATTACCTACTGTGCGTAAACTAGATGAACGCCGAATTGAATTTACTACTCCCGAACCTTTTGCACCGTTTCTCCGCACTATAGGTTTGCCAATTTTACCTGCTCATGCACTACAAAAATCTGTAAAGACTAAAGACCAAAATGGCAAGCCTAAATTTCTTACCACTTGGGGAATTAATACTCCACCCAACCAAATTATCACTAATGGTCCTTATAAATTAGAAAACTATGCTACTAATCAAAGGGTAATCTTTCGGCGTAATCCTTATTACTGGCGTAAAGATGCTCAAGGTAATTCCCAACCTTATATTGAGCGCGTAATTTGGCAAATTGTAGAATCTACTGATACATCTTTGTTACAGTTTCGCTCTGGAGGATTAGATTCTATTGGTGTGCAACCCGATTATTTTTCTTTATTAAAACATGAAGAAAAACGCGGTAAATTTACAATTTATAATGGTGGAGCAGCAGCAGGTACAAACTTTATTTCCTTTAATCTCAATCAAGGTAGCAGAAATGGTAAGCCTTTAGTTGACCCAATTAAATCTCGCTGGTTTAATCAAGTTGAGTTTAGACAAGCTGTTGCTTATGCCATTGATCGTCAGCGAATGATTAATAATACTTTTCGGGGGTTAGGTACGCTTCAAAATTCACCAATTTCTGTACAAAGTCCTTACTACCTTTCCCCAGAAGAAGGTTTAAAAGTTTACGATTATAATCTAGAAAAAGCGAGAAAATTACTTGTAGATGCCGGATTTAAATACAATAGTAGCAACGAACTACTAGATGCTGATGGCAACCGTGTACGCTTCACTTTAATCACAAATGCAGGTAATAAAATTAGGGAAGCTTTGGGTTCACAAGTTAAACAAGACCTCAGTAAAATTGGGATTCAAGTAGACTTTAATCCTATTGCTTTTGGTGTGTTAGTAGATAAACTTAGCAATACTCTTGAGTGGGAATCCTATCTTCTGGGTTTAACTGGTGGTGTAGAACCCAATGATGGGGCTAATGTTTGGTCTCCTGAAGGTGGTTTACATAGCTTCAATCAAAAACCAGAACAAGGGCAACCTCAAATTGAAGGTCGAAAAGTTTATCCTTGGGAAGAAGAAATAGGTAATCTTTACATTCAAGGCGCACGAGAGTTAGATGAAGCGAAGCGTAAAGAAATTTATGCTAAAACTCAGCAAATTACCCAAGATAATTTACCAGTAATTTATTTAATTAACTCGCTGGCTACTTCTGCGGTACGCGATCGCATTCAAGGTGTAAAATACACTGCACTAGGAGGAGCATTATGGAATATTCACGAACTGAAATTAACTGAGGAGTGA
- the ispF gene encoding 2-C-methyl-D-erythritol 2,4-cyclodiphosphate synthase — MANIRIGNGYDIHQLANNRRLILGGVEIHHELGLLGHSDADVLTHAIMDAMLGALSLGDIGHYFPPTDPQWAGADSLVLLSQVNQLVQDQGWRIGNIDSVVVAERPKLKPHIAAMRDRISDVLQVEPNQVGIKATTNEKLGPVGREEGIAAYAVVLLVADS, encoded by the coding sequence ATGGCTAATATTCGTATCGGTAACGGTTATGATATCCACCAATTAGCTAATAATCGTCGCCTGATTTTAGGCGGTGTAGAAATTCACCATGAACTCGGTTTGTTAGGGCATAGTGACGCTGATGTTCTTACCCACGCAATTATGGATGCGATGTTAGGGGCGTTAAGCTTAGGAGATATTGGTCATTATTTTCCCCCAACTGATCCGCAGTGGGCAGGGGCAGATAGTTTAGTATTACTGTCGCAGGTTAATCAGCTAGTGCAGGATCAGGGTTGGCGAATTGGTAATATTGATTCAGTGGTAGTGGCAGAAAGACCAAAACTTAAGCCTCATATTGCAGCAATGCGCGATCGCATATCCGATGTTTTACAAGTAGAACCCAATCAAGTTGGTATCAAAGCTACCACCAACGAAAAGTTAGGACCAGTTGGCAGAGAAGAAGGTATAGCTGCTTATGCTGTTGTGCTGTTAGTTGCTGATAGTTAA
- the trmD gene encoding tRNA (guanosine(37)-N1)-methyltransferase TrmD: protein MPINDRLRIDVLSLFPDFFSSPLNSGLLGKALAKQIAEVHLVNPRDFTTDKHRRVDDEPYGGGVGMLIKPEPVFAAVESLPILPRRDVILMTPQGEPLKQPLLRELATYDQLVIICGHYEGVDERVLNLVTREVSLGDFVLTCGEIPALALINGVIRLLPGTVGKEESLKAESFEAGLLDYPQYTRPAKFRDWEVPEVLRSGNHAEIARWRHEQQIQKTRLRRPDIYAEWLEDSESQSNNFEN from the coding sequence GTGCCTATCAACGATCGCTTGCGAATAGATGTCCTGAGCCTATTTCCTGATTTTTTCAGTTCTCCCCTAAATTCAGGGCTATTAGGTAAGGCTTTAGCTAAACAAATTGCCGAAGTTCATCTGGTTAACCCCCGCGACTTTACCACCGATAAACATCGGCGCGTCGATGATGAACCTTACGGTGGCGGTGTCGGGATGTTGATAAAACCAGAGCCAGTTTTTGCGGCTGTGGAGTCGTTGCCGATTTTACCTAGACGGGATGTGATTTTAATGACACCCCAAGGGGAACCACTTAAGCAGCCGTTATTGCGAGAATTAGCTACATATGACCAGTTAGTGATTATTTGTGGACATTATGAAGGCGTAGATGAGCGAGTGCTAAATTTGGTAACTCGCGAGGTGTCTTTAGGTGATTTTGTCTTGACTTGTGGTGAAATTCCTGCACTAGCTTTAATTAACGGAGTAATCCGTTTACTACCAGGAACAGTTGGCAAAGAAGAGTCACTTAAAGCAGAAAGTTTTGAGGCTGGCTTATTAGATTATCCTCAGTACACCCGCCCTGCTAAATTTCGCGATTGGGAAGTTCCAGAAGTGCTGAGATCTGGAAATCATGCGGAAATTGCTCGTTGGCGGCACGAACAACAAATTCAAAAAACCCGCTTACGCCGTCCAGATATTTATGCTGAGTGGTTGGAGGATTCTGAGTCCCAATCAAATAATTTCGAGAATTAA
- a CDS encoding lipid-A-disaccharide synthase: MLEQAVDILILSNGPGELATWVRPVVKALRQQLGIEQSHIRISVVLSPCPNASGKEVAIAQSYPEVDRVQGAEDFLPFLLSGKTAENWDWRDRGVVLFLGGDQFFPVVIGKRLGYRTVIYAEWEARWYRWVDRFGVMKPEVVARVPQKYAHKFTVVGDLMADVGTGDWGLETGENITNSQSPITNHQSPELIGLLPGSKAAKLAQGVPLCLAIAQHIHNIRPQTKFVIPVAPTLDIQTLASFANLQQNPVIKLVNGATAELIIPDINNEKPYLKTSTGLQVELWTDFPAYDLLSQCCLCITTVGANTAELGSLAVPMIVLLPTQQIEAMRAWDGLPGLLVNLPGVGTPLAKIINRIILQYLPGKNFAWPNIWAKEQIVPELLGKLQSQEVALFALDLLNHPDKLQEMRSRLRQVRGQAGASQKLANIVAEEVLNLQSISNHHED; encoded by the coding sequence GCGACTTGGGTGCGACCTGTAGTTAAAGCTTTGCGGCAACAGTTGGGTATTGAGCAATCGCATATACGCATTTCAGTAGTTTTATCACCTTGTCCAAATGCAAGTGGTAAAGAAGTAGCGATCGCACAAAGTTATCCAGAAGTAGATCGAGTTCAAGGCGCAGAGGATTTTTTGCCGTTTTTATTGTCGGGTAAAACAGCAGAAAATTGGGACTGGCGCGATCGCGGTGTAGTTTTATTTTTAGGTGGCGATCAGTTTTTTCCTGTTGTAATTGGTAAGCGTCTTGGTTATCGCACTGTGATTTATGCGGAATGGGAGGCGCGTTGGTATCGCTGGGTTGATCGCTTTGGGGTGATGAAACCGGAAGTAGTTGCGCGTGTACCCCAGAAATATGCCCACAAATTTACGGTTGTCGGGGATTTGATGGCAGATGTAGGTACTGGTGACTGGGGACTAGAGACTGGGGAAAATATAACCAATTCCCAATCACCAATCACCAATCACCAATCACCAGAATTAATTGGATTGTTGCCTGGGTCGAAAGCTGCTAAGTTGGCTCAGGGTGTGCCTTTGTGTTTGGCGATCGCACAACACATTCACAATATTAGACCCCAAACTAAGTTTGTAATTCCTGTTGCACCAACTTTAGATATACAAACTTTAGCTAGTTTTGCCAATCTTCAACAAAATCCTGTAATTAAATTAGTCAATGGGGCAACGGCAGAATTAATTATTCCTGATATTAATAATGAAAAACCGTATTTAAAAACCTCTACTGGTTTACAAGTAGAACTCTGGACTGATTTCCCTGCTTATGATTTATTATCTCAGTGTTGCCTTTGTATAACTACAGTTGGAGCTAATACGGCTGAATTAGGCTCTTTAGCTGTACCAATGATTGTGTTACTACCTACACAACAAATTGAGGCGATGCGTGCTTGGGATGGCTTACCAGGTTTATTAGTGAATTTACCAGGAGTTGGAACACCTTTAGCAAAAATAATTAACCGGATAATTTTACAGTACTTACCAGGTAAAAATTTTGCATGGCCCAATATTTGGGCTAAAGAACAAATAGTTCCAGAATTATTAGGGAAACTTCAGTCTCAAGAAGTTGCTCTGTTTGCTTTGGATTTACTTAACCATCCAGACAAATTGCAAGAAATGCGATCGCGTTTGCGTCAGGTTCGAGGTCAAGCAGGAGCATCACAAAAGTTAGCTAACATTGTCGCTGAAGAAGTTTTAAACTTGCAATCAATCTCAAATCATCATGAAGACTGA